One stretch of Zea mays cultivar B73 unplaced genomic scaffold, Zm-B73-REFERENCE-NAM-5.0 scaffold_33, whole genome shotgun sequence DNA includes these proteins:
- the LOC118474767 gene encoding photosystem I P700 chlorophyll a apoprotein A2, protein MELRFPRFSQGLAQDPTTRRIWFGIATAHDFESHDDITEERLYQNIFASHFGQLAIIFLWTSGNLFHVAWQGNFESWIQDPLHVRPIAHAIWDPHFGQPAVEAFTRGGAAGPVNIAYSGVYQWWYTIGLRTNEDLYTGALFLLFLSTLSLIGGWLHLQPKWKPSLSWFKNAESRLNHHLSGLFGVSSLAWTGHLVHVAIPGSRGEYVRWNNFLDVLPYPQGLGPLLTGQWNLYAQNPDSSNHLFGTTQGAGTAILTLLGGFHPQTQSLWLTDIAHHHLAIAFIFLIAGHMYRTNFGIGHSIKDLLEAHTPPGGRLGRGHKGLYDTINNSIHFQLGLALASLGVITSLVAQHMYSLPAYAFIAQDFTTQAALYTHHQYIAGFIMTGAFAHGAIFFIRDYNPEQNEDNVLARMLDHKEAIISHLSWASLFLGFHTLGLYVHNDVMLAFGTPEKQILIEPIFAQWIQSAHGKTTYGFDILLSSTNGPAFNAGRNIWLPGWLNAVNENSNSLFLTIGPGDFLVHHAIALGLHTTTLILVKGALDARGSKLMPDKKDFGYSFPCDGPGRGGTCDISAWDAFYLAVFWMLNTIGWVTFYWHWKHITLWQGNVSQFNESSTYLMGWLRDYLWLNSSQLINGYNPFGMNSLSVWAWMFLFGHLVWATGFMFLISWRGYWQELIETLAWAHERTPLANLIRWRDKPVALSIVQARLVGLAHFSVGYIFTYAAFLIASTSGKFG, encoded by the coding sequence ATGGAATTAAGATTTCCCAGGTTTAGCCAAGGCTTAGCTCAGGACCCCACTACTCGTCGTATTTGGTTTGGTATTGCTACCGCACATGATTTCGAAAGTCATGATGATATTACTGAGGAACGTCTTTATCAGAACATTTTTGCTTCTCACTTTGGGCAGTTAGCAATAATCTTTCTATGGACGTCCGGAAATCTGTTTCATGTAGCTTGGCAAGGAAATTTTGAATCATGGATACAGGATCCTTTACACGTAAGACCTATTGCTCATGCCATTTGGGATCCTCATTTTGGGCAACCCGCTGTGGAAGCCTTTACTCGAGGAGGTGCTGCCGGTCCAGTGAATATCGCTTATTCTGGGGTTTATCAGTGGTGGTATACAATTGGATTGCGCACCAATGAAGATCTTTATACTGGAGCTCTTTTTCTATTATTTCTTTCTACGCTATCCTTAATAGGGGGTTGGTTACATCTACAACCCAAATGGAAGCCAAGCCTTTCGTGGTTCAAAAACGCCGAATCTCGTCTGAATCATCATTTGTCAGGACTTTTCGGAGTAAGTTCTTTGGCTTGGACAGGACATTTAGTTCATGTTGCTATTCCCGGATCCAGGGGGGAGTACGTTCGATGGAATAATTTCTTAGATGTATTACCCTATCCCCAGGGGTTGGGTCCCCTTCTGACGGGTCAGTGGAATCTTTATGCCCAAAATCCTGATTCGAGTAATCATTTATTTGGTACCACTCAAGGAGCGGGAACTGCCATTCTGACCCTTCTTGGGGGATTCCATCCACAAACACAAAGTTTGTGGCTGACCGATATTGCTCATCATCATTTAGCTATTGCATTTATTTTTCTCATTGCCGGTCATATGTATCGAACTAACTTCGGAATTGGGCACAGTATCAAAGATCTTTTAGAAGCACATACTCCTCCGGGGGGTCGATTAGGACGTGGGCATAAAGGCCTTTATGATACAATCAATAATTCGATTCATTTTCAATTAGGCCTTGCTCTAGCTTCCTTAGGGGTTATTACTTCCTTAGTAGCTCAACATATGTACTCTTTACCTGCTTATGCATTCATAGCACAAGACTTTACTACTCAAGCTGCTTTATATACTCATCACCAATACATTGCAGGGTTCATCATGACAGGGGCTTTTGCTCATGGAGCTATTTTTTTCATTAGGGATTACAATCCGGAACAGAATGAAGATAATGTATTGGCAAGAATGTTAGACCATAAGGAAGCTATCATATCTCATTTAAGTTGGGCTAGCCTCTTCCTAGGATTCCATACCTTGGGCCTTTATGTTCATAACGACGTTATGCTTGCTTTTGGTACTCCAGAAAAGCAAATCTTGATTGAACCTATATTTGCCCAATGGATACAATCTGCTCATGGTAAGACGACATATGGGTTCGATATACTCTTATCTTCAACGAATGGCCCCGCTTTCAATGCAGGTCGAAACATATGGTTGCCCGGATGGTTGAATGCTGTTAATGAGAATAGTAATTCGCTTTTCTTAACAATAGGACCTGGGGATTTCTTGGTTCATCATGCTATTGCTCTAGGTTTGCATACAACTACATTGATTTTAGTAAAGGGTGCTTTAGATGCACGCGGTTCCAAATTAATGCCGGATAAAAAGGATTTCGGGTATAGTTTTCCTTGCGACGGCCCAGGGCGCGGCGGTACTTGTGATATTTCTGCTTGGGACGCGTTTTATTTGGCAGTTTTCTGGATGTTAAATACCATTGGATGGGTTACTTTTTATTGGCATTGGAAACACATTACATTATGGCAGGGCAACGTTTCACAATTTAATGAATCCTCCACTTATTTGATGGGATGGTTAAGAGATTACCTATGGTTAAACTCTTCACAACTTATTAATGGATATAATCCTTTTGGGATGAATAGTTTATCAGTATGGGCTTGGATGTTCTTATTTGGACATCTTGTTTGGGCTACAGGATTTATGTTCTTAATTTCCTGGCGTGGATATTGGCAGGAATTAATTGAGACTTTAGCATGGGCTCATGAACGGACACCTTTGGCTAATTTAATTCGCTGGAGAGATAAGCCCGTGGCTCTTTCCATTGTGCAAGCAAGATTGGTCGGATTAGCCCACTTTTCCGTGGGTTATATATTCACTTATGCAGCTTTCTTGATTGCCTCAACATCAGGCAAGTTTGGTTAA